One window from the genome of Rhodopseudomonas sp. P2A-2r encodes:
- a CDS encoding four-carbon acid sugar kinase family protein, which yields MTGLAAPRALPDGLLLGFYGDDFTGSTSTMEVMSFAGLPTALFLDAPTPERLKRFAGYRGVGIAGIARSQTPDWMDAHLPGLFAALAALHAPVVHYKICSTLDSAPHVGSIGRAIDIAAGVFAEGWTPFVVAAPAIGRYQAFGNLFAAVAGTAHRLDRHPVMARHPVTPMDEADVRRHLARQTSRPMGLVDLVSTKQGRGDAVLAHELAQGARIVALDVVDEETLIEAGRLIWERGGRPVFAVGSQGVEYALVAYWQACGLLDKADERAVRSGVDRIACVSGSCSPVTAGQIAHACDNGFAALRIDATRAVDPDDWARAIGQAADDALAAIGRGRDPLIFTAAGPDDPGVAALGAAIATSGSASGAVNDRIGKGLGQLLDQVMRKARLRRCVVAGGDTSGHATLAMGIYALTALAPIAPGAPLCRAYADDPSCDGREIALKGGQIGAPDYFSAVKRG from the coding sequence ATGACCGGCCTTGCGGCTCCGCGTGCGCTGCCCGACGGGCTGCTGCTCGGCTTCTACGGCGACGACTTCACCGGTTCGACATCGACCATGGAGGTGATGTCGTTCGCCGGCCTGCCGACGGCGCTGTTCCTGGATGCGCCGACGCCCGAACGCCTGAAACGTTTTGCCGGTTACCGCGGGGTCGGCATTGCCGGCATTGCGAGGTCGCAGACGCCGGACTGGATGGACGCCCATCTGCCGGGACTATTCGCCGCGCTGGCAGCCCTGCATGCGCCGGTGGTGCACTACAAGATCTGCTCGACACTGGATTCGGCGCCGCATGTCGGATCGATCGGCCGCGCCATCGATATCGCTGCCGGCGTGTTTGCGGAGGGCTGGACTCCATTCGTCGTCGCGGCGCCGGCGATCGGGCGCTACCAGGCCTTCGGCAACCTGTTCGCCGCGGTGGCAGGAACTGCGCACCGGCTGGATCGCCATCCGGTGATGGCCCGCCATCCGGTGACGCCCATGGACGAGGCCGACGTGCGTCGCCATCTCGCACGCCAGACCAGCCGGCCGATGGGTCTGGTCGATCTCGTTTCCACGAAGCAGGGCCGCGGTGACGCCGTTCTCGCGCATGAACTGGCGCAGGGCGCGCGCATCGTTGCGCTCGACGTCGTCGACGAGGAGACGCTGATCGAGGCCGGCCGCCTGATCTGGGAACGTGGCGGACGGCCCGTGTTCGCCGTCGGATCGCAGGGCGTCGAATACGCGCTGGTGGCGTATTGGCAGGCCTGCGGCCTGCTCGACAAGGCGGACGAGCGCGCCGTTCGCAGCGGCGTCGACCGCATCGCCTGCGTGTCAGGTTCCTGTTCGCCGGTGACCGCCGGGCAGATCGCCCATGCCTGCGACAACGGCTTCGCCGCGCTGCGGATCGATGCCACGCGCGCGGTGGATCCGGATGACTGGGCGCGGGCGATCGGACAGGCCGCGGACGACGCGCTGGCGGCCATCGGCCGGGGACGCGATCCGCTCATCTTTACGGCCGCCGGCCCCGACGACCCCGGCGTCGCCGCGCTCGGCGCCGCCATCGCCACCAGCGGCAGCGCCAGCGGCGCGGTCAACGATCGCATCGGCAAGGGGCTCGGGCAGTTGCTCGACCAGGTGATGCGCAAGGCGCGGCTGCGCCGCTGCGTGGTCGCCGGCGGCGACACGTCCGGCCACGCGACGCTCGCCATGGGCATCTACGCGCTGACCGCGCTGGCGCCGATTGCGCCGGGTGCCCCGCTGTGCCGCGCCTATGCCGACGATCCGTCCTGCGACGGCCGCGAGATCGCGCTCAAGGGCGGACAGATCGGGGCGCCCGACTACTTCTCCGCCGTCAAACGCGGCTGA
- a CDS encoding branched-chain amino acid ABC transporter permease has protein sequence MHRAWQRRALRGTEAGDRWGMRPVAVRSLKHCKQDIWYDGSNRKARMIVQQVINGLMLGGIYVLIAVAFTLAVGVLKFLNFSIPGTFMIGGMMSWAMLKVGWHWSVSFGAAFLCAGFVGLLVYWLTYRPAKNSDPEVPLVSSLGFLVLLENIAIIYLGSDQQSFPQVIGDFNMRIGPVVLGGAQLISLIISLGVVFGLSIFLKKSNAGRRIRAIAESRDTAALLGVNVGALVPQLFVFNALFTALGGILFAISYLQVSPFMGENLGFKGVSAMIVGGMGSIWGAIIGGLLIGLVEVLSIQSLGSDFVNICVYGLLLLLLIVRPEGLLGKPAARDKL, from the coding sequence ATGCATCGAGCGTGGCAACGGCGCGCGCTGCGCGGGACGGAGGCCGGCGATAGATGGGGAATGCGGCCTGTTGCCGTTCGGTCGCTCAAACATTGTAAGCAAGATATTTGGTATGACGGCTCAAACCGAAAAGCGCGCATGATCGTACAGCAGGTTATCAACGGGCTTATGCTAGGTGGAATTTATGTGCTGATCGCTGTGGCGTTCACGCTGGCGGTCGGTGTTCTGAAGTTCCTTAATTTTTCGATTCCTGGCACGTTCATGATCGGCGGCATGATGTCGTGGGCGATGCTCAAGGTCGGCTGGCACTGGAGCGTCTCCTTCGGTGCAGCGTTCTTGTGCGCCGGTTTCGTCGGGCTGCTGGTGTACTGGTTGACGTACCGTCCGGCCAAGAACAGCGACCCGGAAGTGCCCCTTGTCAGCTCGCTCGGTTTCCTTGTGTTGCTGGAAAACATTGCGATTATCTATCTCGGCTCCGACCAACAGTCGTTCCCGCAGGTGATCGGCGACTTCAACATGCGGATCGGTCCGGTGGTGCTCGGCGGGGCGCAGCTCATCAGCCTGATCATCTCGCTCGGCGTCGTGTTCGGTCTTTCGATCTTCCTGAAGAAGAGCAATGCCGGGCGCCGCATTCGTGCCATCGCCGAGAGCCGCGATACGGCCGCGCTGCTCGGGGTCAACGTCGGCGCGCTGGTGCCGCAGCTGTTCGTCTTCAACGCGCTGTTCACTGCCCTTGGCGGCATCCTGTTTGCGATCAGCTACCTGCAGGTCTCGCCGTTCATGGGCGAAAATCTCGGCTTCAAGGGCGTCAGCGCCATGATCGTCGGTGGGATGGGCAGCATCTGGGGCGCGATCATCGGCGGGTTGCTGATCGGTCTCGTCGAGGTGCTGTCGATCCAGTCGCTCGGCTCGGACTTCGTCAATATCTGCGTCTACGGATTGTTGCTCCTGCTGCTGATCGTCCGCCCCGAAGGGCTGCTCGGCAAGCCGGCGGCCAGGGATAAATTGTGA
- a CDS encoding branched-chain amino acid ABC transporter permease, which produces MSGYHLGILVLLSFNVIAAYAVYLPLAAGQLNLGIAGFMVVGAYAASYLTNEMGFPVVGAIACGGALAAAVALLVAIPILRTHGIYLALATFALGQVIAAIFLNLDVVGGASGYPVTAHVGAVAVIGTAVGVIGFMALLSTTRFALYLTAVKSDPLVSDLMGINIRAIKVAAFTVGAAVAAIGGGLYAHYFNYIEAQYFSVMLSVYTVLYVLLGGTQTVWGPLVGALIFTLMPELLRASAQWRYALFAIFIILFMAVRPQGLITAGFGKYLRRQFVREAA; this is translated from the coding sequence ATGAGCGGCTATCATCTCGGCATCCTCGTTCTGCTGTCGTTCAACGTGATCGCCGCTTACGCTGTATATCTGCCGCTGGCGGCGGGACAACTCAATCTCGGCATTGCCGGCTTCATGGTGGTCGGCGCCTATGCGGCGTCATACCTGACCAACGAGATGGGCTTTCCAGTCGTCGGTGCCATTGCTTGCGGCGGTGCGCTCGCCGCGGCCGTGGCGCTGCTGGTGGCTATCCCGATCCTCCGCACTCACGGCATCTATCTGGCGCTGGCGACCTTCGCGCTGGGGCAGGTGATCGCGGCGATCTTCCTCAACCTGGATGTGGTTGGCGGTGCCTCCGGCTATCCGGTCACCGCGCATGTCGGTGCGGTCGCGGTGATAGGCACCGCGGTCGGCGTCATCGGCTTCATGGCGCTGCTGTCCACCACGCGGTTCGCGCTCTATCTCACCGCGGTGAAGAGCGACCCGCTGGTGTCGGACCTGATGGGCATCAACATCCGCGCGATCAAGGTGGCCGCGTTCACGGTCGGCGCCGCGGTGGCGGCGATCGGCGGCGGGCTGTACGCGCACTATTTCAACTACATCGAGGCGCAGTATTTCAGCGTGATGCTGAGCGTCTATACGGTGCTCTATGTCCTGCTTGGCGGCACCCAGACTGTTTGGGGGCCGCTGGTCGGCGCGTTGATCTTCACGCTGATGCCGGAACTGCTGCGCGCCAGCGCGCAGTGGCGCTATGCGCTGTTTGCGATCTTCATCATCCTGTTCATGGCGGTCAGGCCGCAGGGCCTGATCACCGCTGGCTTCGGGAAATATCTGCGTCGGCAGTTCGTCCGGGAGGCCGCGTGA
- a CDS encoding ABC transporter substrate-binding protein, translated as MNRKVLLAVTALMLGSTAHASAEDLVIGFTMAKTGPFVSLASNNEIAVDMAVDEINAAGGINGNKIKVVKFDSAGDPKQSVLAVQQFAQDNNALAVVGPFSSGEARVAFAAGERLGIVSMSMSSSAPASPRRSNTPSATPSMRAW; from the coding sequence ATGAATCGTAAAGTCCTGCTTGCCGTGACTGCACTGATGCTGGGGAGCACCGCTCATGCCAGCGCCGAAGACCTCGTCATCGGCTTCACCATGGCCAAGACCGGCCCGTTTGTGAGCTTGGCGTCGAACAACGAGATCGCGGTCGACATGGCGGTGGACGAGATCAACGCCGCTGGCGGCATCAACGGCAACAAGATCAAGGTCGTGAAGTTCGACAGTGCCGGCGATCCGAAGCAGTCGGTTCTGGCCGTGCAGCAGTTCGCCCAGGACAACAATGCGCTCGCTGTGGTCGGTCCGTTCTCCTCCGGCGAGGCACGCGTCGCCTTCGCGGCCGGCGAGCGTCTCGGCATCGTGTCCATGTCGATGTCGTCCTCGGCCCCGGCATCGCCGCGCCGTTCAAATACGCCTTCCGCAACACCGTCGATGAGGGCGTGGTGA
- a CDS encoding transcriptional regulator NanR, with product MTRQPIQRRKLYQDVHDRLTQRIRSGEWAPGDHLPSERELMDFYGVGRPAVREALQTLARSGIVEITHGERARVAVPTAQLLIEQIASGAQHLLRTQPGTLEHMKEARVFLEAGLANIAARRATADDVARLRVQLAEHRAALVEPEIFLARDMAFHREIAAISGNPIFPVIVEALLKWASEYYHSIVRAPGVENLTLAEHERIVEAIAEHDAAGAEQAMRDHLLRANLLYRNLEGAATSPAAAPGRSAAR from the coding sequence ATGACCCGCCAACCGATCCAGCGCCGAAAACTCTACCAGGACGTCCATGACCGCCTGACACAGCGCATTCGCAGTGGCGAATGGGCGCCGGGCGACCATCTGCCTTCGGAACGCGAGCTGATGGACTTCTACGGTGTGGGGCGGCCAGCCGTGCGCGAGGCGCTGCAGACCCTGGCGCGTTCGGGGATTGTAGAGATCACGCACGGGGAGCGAGCGCGGGTAGCGGTGCCTACCGCCCAATTGCTGATCGAGCAGATCGCGAGTGGCGCCCAGCATCTGCTGCGCACGCAGCCGGGAACGCTGGAGCATATGAAGGAGGCCCGCGTCTTCCTCGAGGCTGGCCTGGCCAACATCGCAGCCCGGCGTGCGACCGCCGACGACGTGGCGCGGCTGCGGGTGCAACTCGCCGAACACCGCGCGGCGCTGGTGGAGCCGGAGATCTTTCTGGCGCGCGACATGGCCTTCCACCGGGAGATCGCAGCGATCAGCGGCAACCCGATATTTCCCGTCATCGTCGAAGCCCTGCTGAAATGGGCCAGCGAATACTATCACTCGATCGTGCGCGCACCGGGCGTCGAAAATCTGACCCTCGCCGAGCACGAGCGCATTGTGGAAGCCATCGCCGAACACGACGCCGCCGGCGCGGAACAGGCCATGCGGGATCACCTGCTGCGCGCCAACCTGCTCTATCGAAACCTCGAAGGTGCGGCGACCTCGCCTGCTGCCGCGCCAGGTCGCAGCGCAGCCCGCTGA
- a CDS encoding MlaD family protein: METRANYVLIGTFTLAVIAAAFGFVLWFQNLHSTKLRSPLRIVFEGPASGLRNGGNVNFNGIRVGEVISVKIDNPRRVVALAMVENNAPIRKDTLVGLEFQGLTGVSAISLKGGDEAAPAVPLDQDGVPTLTADPNAVQDISEAIKATLQNVNRIVSENQESVKNSLRNVETFTATLAKNSEVIDGIMLKIDSVMGKTDGIMSKADGVVARTDNILLGLDALAGGKDGGELTLAVKSFHELTENLDKRSGALMADGRRTLADISRAVNNLDRNPTRLLFGASTGSTNAPAQAPPPGPAAAPAGRKRQ; the protein is encoded by the coding sequence ATGGAAACGCGGGCGAACTACGTCCTGATCGGCACGTTCACGCTGGCGGTGATCGCGGCGGCGTTCGGCTTTGTGCTCTGGTTCCAGAACCTGCACAGCACCAAGCTGCGCAGCCCGCTGCGCATCGTGTTCGAGGGCCCCGCATCCGGTTTGCGCAACGGCGGCAATGTCAACTTCAATGGTATCAGGGTCGGTGAAGTCATCTCGGTGAAGATCGACAATCCGCGACGCGTGGTCGCACTGGCGATGGTCGAGAACAACGCGCCGATCCGCAAGGACACGCTGGTCGGCCTCGAGTTCCAGGGCCTCACCGGGGTCTCGGCAATCTCGCTGAAGGGCGGCGACGAAGCCGCGCCCGCCGTGCCGCTCGACCAGGACGGCGTGCCGACGCTCACCGCGGACCCCAATGCGGTGCAGGACATTTCCGAAGCGATCAAGGCGACGCTGCAGAACGTCAATCGCATCGTCTCCGAGAATCAGGAGTCGGTGAAGAATTCGCTGCGCAATGTCGAGACCTTCACGGCAACGCTGGCGAAGAACTCCGAAGTGATCGACGGCATCATGCTGAAGATCGACAGCGTGATGGGCAAGACCGACGGCATCATGAGCAAGGCCGACGGCGTGGTGGCGCGCACCGACAATATCCTGCTCGGCCTCGATGCGCTGGCCGGCGGCAAGGACGGCGGCGAACTCACGCTGGCGGTGAAGTCGTTCCATGAGCTCACCGAGAACCTCGACAAGCGGTCGGGCGCGCTGATGGCCGATGGGCGCCGCACGCTGGCAGACATCAGCCGCGCCGTGAACAATCTCGACCGCAATCCGACCCGTCTGTTGTTCGGGGCGAGCACCGGCAGCACCAACGCCCCGGCGCAAGCACCGCCGCCGGGCCCTGCAGCGGCTCCGGCCGGACGAAAGCGACAGTAG
- a CDS encoding ABC transporter ATP-binding protein has protein sequence MSQPLLEVSNLTVSYGRVAALRDVTLRVGDGQIVAVLGANGAGKSTLLLSILGALKPSGGDIYFAGARMTAQPMHRRVGAGIVLVPEGRQILISLTIEENLLLGAHLRKDTQAVRREIEAIYDRFPNLASRKDMLASSLSGGEQQMLAVGRAMLARPKLMMMDEPSLGLSPLFISRLFDLIREFNRDGLSILLIEQNTGKALSVAHHAVVLELGRVVLEGDPSELARDPRLQEAYLGGATTDHQSA, from the coding sequence ATGAGCCAGCCCCTGCTCGAAGTCTCCAACCTGACGGTATCCTACGGCCGGGTGGCCGCGCTGCGCGACGTGACGCTGCGCGTCGGCGACGGACAGATCGTGGCCGTGCTGGGCGCCAACGGCGCGGGCAAGAGCACGTTGCTGCTCAGCATTCTCGGCGCGCTGAAACCATCCGGCGGTGACATCTATTTCGCCGGTGCGCGGATGACCGCGCAGCCGATGCACCGCCGGGTCGGCGCCGGCATCGTGCTGGTGCCGGAAGGCCGCCAGATCCTCATCTCCCTGACTATCGAGGAAAACCTGCTGCTCGGCGCGCACCTGCGCAAGGACACCCAGGCCGTCCGCCGCGAGATCGAGGCGATCTATGACCGCTTCCCCAACCTCGCCAGCCGCAAGGACATGCTCGCCTCCAGCCTGTCCGGCGGCGAGCAGCAGATGCTGGCGGTCGGGCGAGCGATGCTGGCCAGGCCGAAGCTGATGATGATGGACGAGCCGTCGCTCGGCCTGTCGCCGCTGTTCATCAGCCGGCTGTTCGACCTGATCAGGGAGTTCAACCGCGACGGTCTCAGCATCCTCCTGATCGAGCAGAACACCGGGAAAGCGCTGTCTGTCGCGCATCATGCCGTGGTGCTCGAACTCGGTCGCGTCGTGCTCGAGGGCGATCCATCAGAACTCGCCAGGGACCCGCGGCTGCAGGAGGCCTATCTCGGCGGCGCCACGACGGATCACCAATCCGCATGA
- a CDS encoding MFS transporter, whose protein sequence is MPANTAASVEQSAVRKISLRVVPFIALMFFINFLDRTAISFAGPNGLTRDLGLTAAQFGFAAGVFFVGYILLEIPSNLALHRFGARRWLARIMVTWGIIALLFTWVSSAEGLYALRFLLGVAEAGFFPGAILYLSLCVPQQHRSRILALFYIAQPLTTVLGAPFAGLLLQADGAFGLAGWRIMFFGVAVPAIVVGIIAWYYLVDKPADAKWLTPEEKAWLTRALENEERAKSNPQGAMVGSVLLNGRVWALALVYFGLVYGLYALAFFLPTIISGFEAQFGTKFGVLEKGLITAVPYLPAAFALYFWSQDASKRGVQWWHVGVPALVGALSIPVALTMGSPAMTIATITITACAIFSALPNFWAIPARFLSGAGAAAGIALINTVGNAAGFAAPFITGAVKDATGSYQISMLVVGGVMLVSAIVVYLVGRSAEPVALRAGSGA, encoded by the coding sequence ATGCCTGCAAATACAGCCGCCAGCGTCGAACAATCCGCAGTGCGCAAGATATCGCTGCGCGTCGTGCCGTTCATCGCGCTCATGTTCTTCATCAATTTTCTCGACCGGACCGCGATTTCCTTCGCCGGTCCCAACGGACTGACCAGAGATCTCGGCCTCACGGCCGCGCAATTCGGATTCGCCGCGGGCGTGTTTTTCGTCGGCTATATCCTCTTGGAGATTCCCAGCAACCTGGCGCTGCACAGGTTCGGCGCGCGGCGCTGGCTGGCCCGTATCATGGTGACCTGGGGCATCATCGCGCTGCTGTTTACCTGGGTCAGCAGCGCCGAGGGCCTCTATGCGCTGAGGTTTCTGCTCGGCGTTGCCGAAGCCGGGTTCTTTCCTGGCGCAATCCTTTATCTCAGCCTGTGCGTGCCGCAGCAGCATCGCAGCCGGATCCTGGCGTTGTTCTACATCGCCCAGCCCCTGACCACCGTGCTCGGTGCGCCGTTCGCTGGGCTGCTGTTGCAGGCTGACGGCGCCTTCGGCCTTGCCGGCTGGCGCATCATGTTCTTCGGCGTCGCTGTGCCGGCGATCGTCGTCGGCATCATCGCCTGGTATTATCTTGTCGATAAGCCCGCCGACGCGAAATGGCTGACGCCCGAGGAAAAAGCGTGGCTGACCCGTGCGCTCGAAAATGAGGAACGCGCCAAGAGCAACCCGCAGGGCGCCATGGTCGGTAGCGTGTTGCTGAACGGGCGCGTGTGGGCACTGGCGCTGGTGTACTTCGGTCTGGTCTACGGCCTCTATGCGCTGGCCTTCTTCCTGCCGACGATCATCTCCGGATTCGAGGCTCAGTTCGGCACCAAGTTCGGCGTCCTGGAGAAGGGGCTGATCACGGCGGTGCCCTACCTGCCGGCGGCGTTCGCGCTGTATTTCTGGAGCCAGGACGCTTCGAAGCGTGGTGTGCAATGGTGGCACGTCGGGGTCCCGGCCTTGGTCGGAGCGCTGTCGATCCCGGTGGCGCTGACGATGGGATCGCCGGCCATGACGATCGCCACGATCACCATCACGGCCTGTGCCATCTTCTCGGCGCTTCCCAACTTCTGGGCGATCCCGGCGCGCTTCCTGTCAGGCGCCGGTGCCGCAGCGGGCATCGCGCTGATCAACACGGTCGGCAATGCCGCCGGCTTCGCCGCGCCTTTCATTACCGGCGCTGTGAAGGATGCCACGGGATCCTACCAGATCTCGATGCTGGTGGTCGGCGGCGTGATGCTGGTGTCGGCGATCGTCGTATATCTGGTTGGCCGCAGCGCCGAGCCGGTAGCCCTGCGCGCTGGATCCGGCGCCTAG
- a CDS encoding ABC transporter ATP-binding protein, producing MAAPFLSVKGLGKSFGGLSVIRDLSFDVTKGTSMALIGPNGAGKTTVFNLISGVYAVSNGSIALDGRDMTAVPSRRRIQAGIARSFQNIRLMSHLTVLDNLLVGQHVRASGLMDLLQPFRLIPNHRWIRGAMRELEECGLQKYAHERISALPYGIRKRIDLVRATLASSSLLMLDEPAAGLNATETAELKQHLDLLKSRGVTLLVIEHDMHFVSAICSQVVVLNFGGKIAEGSFSDVQTDPRVREAYLGTEDAA from the coding sequence ATGGCCGCGCCATTTCTGTCGGTGAAGGGCCTCGGCAAGTCGTTCGGAGGCCTCAGCGTCATCCGTGACCTGTCCTTCGACGTCACCAAGGGGACCTCGATGGCGCTGATCGGCCCCAACGGTGCAGGCAAGACCACGGTCTTCAACCTGATCAGCGGCGTCTATGCCGTCAGCAACGGCAGCATCGCGCTCGACGGCCGCGACATGACCGCGGTGCCGTCGCGCCGACGCATCCAGGCCGGCATCGCGCGCAGCTTCCAGAACATCCGGCTAATGTCGCACTTGACCGTTCTGGACAATCTGCTGGTCGGCCAGCACGTGCGGGCGTCGGGTCTGATGGATCTGCTGCAGCCGTTCCGGCTGATCCCGAACCACCGCTGGATTCGCGGCGCGATGCGCGAGCTGGAAGAATGCGGGTTGCAGAAATACGCCCACGAGCGGATCAGCGCGCTGCCCTACGGCATTCGCAAGCGCATCGATCTGGTGCGGGCCACGCTGGCGTCGTCGTCGCTGCTGATGCTGGATGAGCCGGCCGCAGGGCTGAACGCGACCGAAACGGCGGAGCTGAAGCAGCATCTCGACCTGCTGAAATCCCGTGGCGTGACGCTGCTGGTCATCGAGCACGACATGCATTTCGTCAGCGCGATCTGCAGTCAGGTGGTGGTGCTGAATTTCGGCGGGAAGATTGCCGAGGGCTCGTTCTCCGACGTGCAGACCGACCCGCGGGTGCGCGAAGCCTATCTGGGCACGGAGGACGCGGCATGA
- a CDS encoding ribulose-bisphosphate carboxylase large subunit family protein, giving the protein MTSFKRIEADYLLETAFDPRKAAETMAGEQSSGTFVAVPGETPELKERAAARVEALEIVGTADRMALPGASRPADSTAIRQARVTLSWPIDNIGPSLPNLMATVAGNLFELKQASGLRLLDIRLPDVFADAYPGPKFGVAGTRALTGVANGPLIGSIVKPSVGFGPVETAQLVSVLCEAGIDFVKDDELQSDGPACPFEDRVRAVMEVVDRHADRTGKKVMIAFNLTGDLDQMRRRHDFVVAQGGTCIMASLNSVGLVGMIELGRHTQLPIHAHRNGWGYLGRHPLLGWSYVAWQKFWRLAGADHMHVNGLQSKFYEDDDSVIASAKACLTPMFAHKPCLAMPVFSSGQSARQAPATFQGLGSGDLIVTAGGGIMAHPDGPAAGVTSLRCAYEAAMAGIPLEVHARSHPALAKALAGSFA; this is encoded by the coding sequence ATGACTTCCTTCAAACGCATCGAAGCCGACTACCTGCTGGAAACGGCCTTCGATCCCCGCAAGGCCGCCGAGACCATGGCCGGCGAGCAGTCGAGCGGCACGTTCGTTGCGGTGCCGGGAGAGACGCCGGAATTGAAAGAACGCGCCGCCGCGCGCGTCGAAGCCCTGGAGATCGTCGGCACCGCCGACCGGATGGCATTGCCCGGCGCGAGTCGCCCGGCAGACTCCACCGCCATCCGGCAGGCGCGGGTGACGCTGTCATGGCCCATCGACAACATCGGCCCGTCGCTTCCCAATCTGATGGCCACGGTCGCCGGCAATCTGTTCGAACTGAAGCAGGCGTCCGGGTTGCGTCTGCTGGACATCCGGCTGCCGGACGTTTTTGCCGACGCCTATCCCGGCCCGAAGTTCGGCGTCGCCGGCACCCGCGCCCTGACCGGCGTGGCCAACGGACCGCTGATCGGGTCGATCGTGAAGCCGTCGGTCGGCTTCGGGCCGGTCGAGACCGCCCAGCTTGTCTCGGTGCTGTGCGAGGCCGGCATCGATTTCGTCAAGGATGACGAGTTGCAGTCGGACGGTCCGGCCTGTCCGTTCGAGGATCGCGTGCGGGCGGTCATGGAGGTGGTCGACCGGCACGCCGACCGCACGGGAAAGAAGGTGATGATCGCCTTCAACCTGACCGGCGACCTCGACCAGATGCGCCGGCGCCATGATTTCGTCGTGGCGCAGGGCGGCACCTGCATCATGGCAAGTCTCAACTCGGTCGGTCTGGTCGGCATGATCGAGTTGGGACGGCACACGCAACTGCCGATCCATGCGCATCGCAACGGCTGGGGCTATCTCGGCCGTCACCCGCTGCTCGGCTGGTCCTATGTGGCGTGGCAGAAGTTCTGGCGGCTGGCCGGCGCCGACCACATGCATGTGAATGGCCTGCAGAGCAAATTCTACGAAGACGATGACAGCGTCATCGCTTCGGCGAAAGCCTGCCTCACGCCGATGTTCGCGCACAAGCCGTGCCTGGCGATGCCGGTGTTTTCGTCCGGCCAGTCGGCGCGGCAGGCACCGGCGACCTTTCAGGGGCTGGGCTCCGGCGATCTGATCGTGACCGCGGGCGGCGGCATCATGGCCCATCCCGATGGCCCGGCGGCCGGCGTCACCAGCCTTCGCTGCGCCTACGAGGCGGCGATGGCCGGCATCCCGCTCGAGGTCCATGCGCGCAGCCATCCGGCGTTGGCCAAGGCCCTTGCGGGCTCCTTCGCATGA
- a CDS encoding phosphogluconate dehydrogenase C-terminal domain-containing protein, with the protein MSVAIALFGAGGKMGMRLSKNLIGSPFTVRHVEPGEAGQKRLKDELGIVAVSEDAALDGAKVVILAVPDTLIGKLSAAIAPRLKPGTMVMTLDAAAPFAGHLPDNKDLVYFVTHPCHPDIFNAEVHGPGVPDYFGGVRAPQSIVSALMQGPDEAFELGEVIAKVIYQPIVRSYRVTVEQMALLEPGLSETVCATLLDVMREAMDEVVARGVPADCARDFLLGHMTILAAVTFKQINGQFSDACNKAITFGKPRLMRDDWIKVFDHDEIAESIRRIT; encoded by the coding sequence ATGAGCGTAGCGATCGCGCTGTTTGGCGCAGGCGGCAAGATGGGCATGCGCCTGTCCAAGAATCTGATCGGATCGCCGTTTACGGTGCGTCATGTCGAACCAGGCGAAGCGGGCCAGAAGCGCCTGAAGGACGAGTTGGGCATTGTCGCGGTGTCCGAAGATGCTGCGCTCGATGGCGCCAAGGTGGTCATCCTGGCCGTGCCGGACACCCTGATCGGCAAATTGTCGGCGGCCATCGCGCCGCGCCTGAAGCCGGGCACCATGGTCATGACGCTGGATGCCGCCGCGCCCTTCGCCGGCCATCTGCCGGATAACAAGGATCTGGTGTACTTCGTCACCCATCCCTGCCATCCCGATATCTTCAACGCCGAAGTTCATGGCCCCGGCGTGCCGGATTATTTCGGCGGCGTTCGCGCGCCGCAGTCCATCGTCAGCGCCCTGATGCAGGGGCCGGACGAGGCCTTCGAACTGGGCGAGGTGATCGCCAAGGTGATCTACCAGCCGATCGTTCGCTCCTATCGCGTCACCGTGGAGCAAATGGCCCTGCTGGAGCCCGGCCTTTCCGAAACCGTGTGCGCGACCTTGCTGGACGTGATGCGCGAGGCCATGGACGAGGTGGTTGCACGCGGCGTGCCCGCCGACTGTGCGCGGGATTTCCTGCTCGGCCACATGACGATCCTGGCGGCGGTGACCTTCAAGCAGATCAACGGCCAGTTCTCCGACGCCTGCAACAAGGCCATCACCTTCGGCAAGCCACGGCTGATGCGCGACGACTGGATCAAGGTGTTCGATCACGACGAGATCGCGGAAAGCATCCGTCGCATCACCTGA